The following proteins are encoded in a genomic region of Deltaproteobacteria bacterium:
- the hemG gene encoding protoporphyrinogen oxidase has protein sequence MDSQEKPKRIIIIGGGITGLSAAYRLSELSRKGTYPLDITLIEARDRLGGVIHTIKRDGFLIDAGPDNFVTAKPWALSLARRLGLESELINTNEAHRSAMVVRRGKLMPIPEGFLLMAPTRFMPVITTPIFSLPGKLRMGAEMFLPARKVNDDESLASFVIRRFGREALDRVVQPLISGIYTAKPERLSLRATMPRFLDLESKYGSVIKGMRAEGKNRQTTGSGARYGMFVTFRDGLQTLTNALKHHLNHVRFRLNERVVRVTNKASTDTIPRWTVELKDETCVEADGVIIAGPSKHAAPLLAGVDKELAEQLSAVQYASSAVIYLAYRREQIAHPLDAFGCVVPVAEKRNIIAASFSSVKYEGRAPEGHVLLRAFMGGALRPEILERDDKGLIEAVRLDLDNLLGIATPPRFAMVHRWPESMAQYDVGHLDRVASMRRRISRYQGLQLAGNGFEGVGVPDCVRAGERAAEDLLRDLGLAQK, from the coding sequence ATGGATAGTCAAGAAAAGCCAAAACGCATTATCATCATCGGAGGAGGCATCACGGGCCTGAGCGCTGCTTACCGGCTATCGGAGTTAAGTCGAAAAGGAACATACCCGCTGGACATCACGTTGATCGAGGCTCGTGATCGCTTGGGCGGCGTCATTCATACGATCAAACGAGATGGTTTTTTGATCGATGCCGGCCCTGACAACTTTGTCACCGCCAAACCATGGGCCCTGTCCCTGGCTCGCCGTCTTGGCTTGGAATCCGAACTGATAAACACCAATGAAGCCCACCGCAGCGCCATGGTAGTGCGCCGGGGCAAGCTCATGCCAATTCCCGAAGGGTTTCTTCTCATGGCGCCCACACGATTCATGCCGGTTATCACCACGCCGATCTTCTCATTGCCCGGAAAACTCAGGATGGGAGCAGAAATGTTTCTGCCCGCGAGAAAAGTCAATGACGATGAATCACTGGCTTCCTTTGTCATCCGACGATTTGGACGCGAGGCCCTGGACCGCGTGGTCCAACCCTTGATTAGCGGCATCTACACCGCAAAGCCGGAAAGGCTCAGCCTGAGAGCAACTATGCCCCGCTTCCTCGATCTGGAAAGCAAATACGGCAGTGTGATCAAAGGAATGCGGGCCGAAGGGAAGAACCGCCAGACTACCGGCAGTGGCGCACGTTACGGCATGTTTGTGACCTTCAGGGACGGCCTGCAGACACTGACTAATGCTCTCAAGCATCATTTGAACCATGTTCGCTTTCGATTGAACGAACGTGTTGTTCGCGTGACGAACAAAGCCAGTACTGATACTATCCCACGTTGGACGGTTGAACTGAAAGACGAGACATGCGTTGAAGCAGATGGCGTCATCATCGCCGGACCATCCAAACACGCAGCGCCACTGCTCGCAGGAGTGGATAAGGAACTGGCCGAACAGTTGTCAGCCGTGCAATATGCATCCTCCGCAGTTATTTATCTTGCCTACAGACGGGAGCAAATAGCACACCCCCTGGACGCCTTCGGATGCGTTGTTCCCGTCGCGGAAAAGCGTAATATCATAGCAGCATCCTTTAGCAGCGTAAAATATGAAGGCCGGGCTCCGGAAGGGCACGTCTTGCTCCGCGCCTTTATGGGCGGGGCGCTGAGGCCGGAGATCCTGGAGCGCGATGACAAAGGGCTCATTGAAGCCGTTCGCCTCGATCTGGATAATCTGCTGGGTATTGCCACGCCGCCCCGCTTTGCCATGGTGCACCGCTGGCCTGAATCCATGGCACAATACGATGTTGGTCATCTTGATCGGGTGGCAAGCATGCGACGGCGGATTAGCAGATATCAGGGCTTGCAACTGGCAGGCAATGGTTTTGAAGGGGTCGGGGTTCCGGACTGCGTCCGAGCAGGCGAACGCGCCGCTGAAGATCTGCTGCGCGACTTAGGGCTCGCTCAAAAATAA
- the hemH gene encoding ferrochelatase translates to MTKRPNPLDAVLVIAFGGPETVEDIRPFLTRVTQGRVPAERLEDVARHYDLFGGKSPVKEITFRQAEALRATLEHRDMPLPVYVGMRNWRPFLTDTVRRMSQDGVKRAVGVIMSVYQSRSSWGQYQADVANAIAETGVELNVSYTQPLFDQGGFIQTLSNRVRECLEEIPERDRKEAYILFTAHSLPYSDPQVELYAKQVHASATLVSNNLNHGDWQVAYQSRSGRPQDPWLEPDINDVLRNLQSRRVKHAVAVPIGFVCDNIEVLYDLDIEAKETATQAGITLLRAKTVSDDQVFVNGLADMVTMVIS, encoded by the coding sequence ATGACAAAAAGACCAAACCCTTTGGACGCTGTATTAGTAATCGCCTTTGGCGGACCGGAGACGGTCGAGGACATCCGTCCCTTTCTAACAAGAGTTACACAAGGCCGCGTCCCGGCAGAACGTCTCGAAGATGTTGCCCGTCACTATGATCTCTTCGGTGGCAAATCGCCCGTAAAGGAGATCACCTTCCGCCAGGCAGAGGCCTTGAGAGCAACACTGGAACACCGCGATATGCCTCTACCCGTTTACGTGGGCATGCGCAACTGGCGCCCATTTTTGACAGACACAGTGCGACGGATGAGCCAAGATGGCGTCAAACGGGCAGTTGGGGTGATCATGTCCGTTTACCAGAGCAGATCAAGCTGGGGTCAATATCAAGCCGATGTTGCCAATGCCATAGCCGAAACAGGGGTAGAGCTGAATGTCTCCTATACTCAACCGCTCTTCGATCAAGGCGGATTTATCCAAACCCTTTCAAACCGTGTGAGGGAATGCCTGGAAGAGATCCCTGAACGTGATCGCAAGGAGGCCTATATCCTCTTTACGGCCCACAGTCTGCCCTACAGTGATCCCCAGGTCGAACTCTATGCCAAACAGGTGCATGCTTCGGCAACACTCGTAAGTAACAACCTGAATCATGGTGACTGGCAAGTGGCCTACCAGAGCCGCAGTGGCCGGCCTCAGGATCCATGGCTCGAGCCGGACATCAACGATGTTTTGCGAAACCTGCAAAGCCGCAGGGTCAAGCACGCAGTTGCAGTGCCCATCGGGTTCGTATGCGATAATATCGAGGTCTTGTACGACCTTGACATTGAAGCCAAAGAGACAGCAACACAAGCAGGCATCACGTTGCTCCGCGCCAAGACAGTGAGTGACGACCAGGTATTTGTGAATGGCCTGGCTGATATGGTAACCATGGTTATTTCATAA